The genomic window CGGGCGGCTGATTGCGGATATGTTGTCAGGGGCCGGCTTCGAGCGAATTGTCGCCCTCGATCTTCATACCGTTTCACTCGAGGGCTTCTTCAGCATGCCACTGGAGCACCTGAGTGCGGTATCGCTCTTTGCAAATGCGATCGAGGAATTGGTCACTGACAAGAGCGTAATCGTCGCGCCAGACCTGGGGGCGGTCAAGCTCGCCGAAAGCTATGGGGAACTGCTAGGCCGGCCGATCGCGATTGCCCACAAGACCCGCCTGAGCGGCGAAGAAGTAAGAGTGCGTGGCATCGTTGGCGAGGTCGCCGGACGCGCGCCGATTATCGTGGACGACATGATCTCGACCGGCGGCACCATCGAGGCAGCCGCGGCCGCTATGATTGCCGCCGGGTGCCTGCCCGAGATCACGGTGGTTGCCAGCCATGCATTGCTGGTTGGCTCCGCGATCCGCCGGCTTTCAGCTTTGCCGCTGAAACGAATCGTGGTGACTGACAGTCTGCCAACTCCAGAGCACGGTTCGCTTCCGCTGCAGGTAGTGAGCGTTGCCCCCATGCTCGCCGAGACATTGAGTCGCCTGAACATTGGCGAGTCGATGACCGAACTGCTGAGCCACCGATAATCCAGCGGACGAATGGAAACCAGATTTTCCGATCAGCGAACTCTCATATTGGCGGACAAAGTGAGCGCAAGAAAGAACATCAAGAGGAATACGCTGACCATGCTGCCGGTGCTACTGTTCCTCACCGCATTCGGCAACGCTTTCGCGCAGCCGTCGGGCAAAGCCGAATACATGGACGACTGCGCGCGCTGTCACGGCGTCGATGGAAAGGGAAGCGTAGCGTCGATGCGGGAGGTGCGGGGCTATATGTCGGTTGACCTTACCCGGCTCAGCAAGGCTCACGACGGCCGGTTTCCCCGCCAGGAAGTTTATGACGCGATCGCCGGCCGCGAGCGCTATCCAGCACATTTCGCCGGCAGTATGCCGACATGGGGCCTCAAATACCAGGATCGTGATCGAGAGAGTACCGAAGGGGAAGTCAGGCGCAGGATTTCGGCGCTCGTGAGTTATATTGAATCACTTCAGGAGAAGTAGTTTCACCAGCGGTCTGTGCGGGCTGCAGCATCCTTGTCCCCGCCGAAAATCCGCATCTGGTGCGAACAGCGGGACGACGTATGGTGGTGAAGCAGCGGGGTCGAAACCGAACCGATGATTTCGATCTCCTCGCGGGCATCTATGTGAGGGAGACTCGATTCCCTTGTCATCTGCCGCGATCTTCCGTCAACGGATTTTTGCGCATCACAGGCCGCCCAAAAGGTCACGTGGACCCAGACTCAGTCCTCTGCAGTCAGCGCGTCGAGCACGTCAGTGGTGGTGATTACGCCGATCAGCTTGCCGTCTTCGACTACCGGGAGTGCTCCGATCTTGCGCTCGCGCAATAGACGAGCCGCGTCGCGGACCGTAGTCGAGGGAGTCACGGTTATAAGCGCTTCGCTCATCGCCTTGAACGCCTCGGTGTGCTCCAGATAACCGATGTGATTGCGGATATCGCGATCGGTAACGATTCCGACCGGGACGCCGTCCTTGAGGATCGGTACGCAGCGGAATCCGCCTTCAAGCATCTTGTTGTGAACTGAGGAAAGCTTTTCCTCGGGGGCGGCCGTAACCGGATTTCGGGTGATCCAGGAGCCGACCAGGTATTTTTGCGGCGCCGTGTACCGCACCGTCAGCACCGGGCAGGTTGACTCGCGCAAGACAAGTTCCGCGACGCTGCCAAGCAGAAAGCGTGAAAAGCCTCGACGACCGTGCGTAGCCATCACGACTAGATCGGCGCGGGTCTTTCTCTCGGCGTTGAGTATAGCCCCAGCCGGCTCACCGACAGGCGTCAGTAGTTCGTACTTGATGCCGGCGAGTCGCTTACGAGCGATCTCTTCGAGCTTCCCACGCGCGGTCTCTTCCTGGCCCTTGTACAGATCGACATATCCGACCATCCCGGCGGGCGGGACAATCATCGGCACTATGTGGATGACGAACAGTGTGCCGTCGTTTTGGCGTACAATGTTCGCCGCAGTGTCAAGCGCCTCAAGCGAGTTGTCATCGAAGTCCACCGGGCAAAGAATATTGCGAAACGGGAACGCCATAATCGTTTCCTCCAAATCTGAAAGTCAGCTTGGTCTAGCGAGACACATGCCAAAACGCTCAGTCGGATTTTTCAGCCCAGAACATCCCAAGGCGATGAACTTGGATGACCCTGATCTATCTATGTTGTATCCGATCGCACCATTTCACGAAACGCGTGGGCCGATCGGACCCGATCGATGGCGCATCTCATCTCGAAAATCATGCACAACTCACTAAGATTGGTCTCATCCTGGGTGGCAGGCTGATTGCACCTTGAGTCTGCGTATCCGGAGGCATGACCGGATGATTCGCCTCAGGCAGAAGTATGGACCTGATCAAACTAAACGATCATCTGTGGGAGATTCCGCAAACCGGCGCAATGCGCGTACCCGGGCGAGTTTATGCCAACGCGAGGATGATCGAACAAATGCGGGACGATCCGGCCCTCACGCAGGTTGCCAACGTTGCCTGTCTGCCGGGAATCGTCGGCTACTCCCTGGCGATGCCCGACATCCATTGGGGCTACGGCTTCCCCATCGGCGGGGTGGCGGCCGTCGATGCCCATGAAGGTGTCATATCGCCAGGAGGAGTCGGTTACGATATCAATTGCGGCGTGCGCCTGGCGCGCACGAACCTGCATTTCAATTCAGTCGAACCGAAAATAGACCGGCTTGCCGACGCGCTCTTCAACAAGATTCCGGCCGGCGTCGGCTCTTGGGGCGCGATACCGGGATTGTCGATTGGGCAACTCAAGGACGTGGTGCGTGACGGCGCCAAGTGGGCGCTTCGCAACGGATATGCTACCGAACGCGACCTTGAACATACCGAGGAAGGCGGCAGGCTCCCGGGCGCGGACCCCGACCGCATAAGCGAACGTGCCTACCAGCGCGGTTCGAAGCAACTCGGCACGCTCGGCTCGGGCAATCACTTTCTCGAAGTCGGCCGGGTCGATGAGATCTATGACTCGAAGCTCGCCGACGCGTTGGGTCTCGAACTCGATCAGGTCACGATTATGATCCACTCGGGCTCGCGCGGCCTAGGCCATCAAACCTGCGATGACCATCTCAAAGTTATCCTTGGTGCGATGGCCCGTTACGGAATCAGCTTGCCGGATCGCCAGCTCGCCGCCGTTCCAATCAGCTCGGCGGAAGGGCAAGCGTATCTCGCTGCCATGGCCGCAGCCGCGAACTTTGCCTGGTGCAACCGGCAGGTAATGATGCATCTCGCCGAGCAGGCGTTCCTGGAAGCGCTTTCGATCACACCGAAAGAGCTAAACTTCGAGCTGGTGTATGACGTCTGCCACAATATCGCCAAATTTGAAGAACACACTGTGGATGGCCACAAGCGACTCGTCTGCGTACATCGCAAAGGCGCCACCCGCGCATTTGGCCCCGGCCACGCCGCGTTGCCTGAGGCACTGCGTCCAGTTGGGCAGCCCGTGCTGATACCCGGAGACATGGGCCGCTATTCGTTCGTCCTGGTGGGCCTTGAAACCGCGATGCGCGAGACTTTCGGCTCATCGTGTCACGGCGCTGGACGATTGATGAGCCGAACGAAAGCAAAGAGAGAGGTCGGCGGGCGCGACCTGCGCGCCGAATTAAAGGCGCTGGGTGTTACAGTCAGAGCCCACACCCGCGCCGGTATCGCCGAGGAGATGCCGCACGCCTACAAGGACGTCGCCGAGGTGGTTGAGGTCATGGAAGCCGCACGCGTAACTCGACGAGTCGCGAGACTCAAGCCTTTTGCCGTCATCAAAGGCTGATGCCGACGAAACCGACTACGACCCAGACCGAGGACGACGCTCTATTTCGGGAATTCGAGCACACCGGCGACATCGGTATCGAATTGACTGCTCCCACTCGCGCCGAGCTGTTCCGCCGCGCGGCCATTGCCTTGGCTGCGCTGTTGGTCGAGAGGGCAAGCGTCGCGGAGATCGAGCAGCGGGAAATTGCAGTTGAGGCCGACGCCGATCTCGATCTCATGCATGACTTGCTCGGGGAGTTGCTCGCTCTTTTCACAGTGGAGGGGTTCATCTGGCGCGACGCTTCGGTCGAGGAGGCCGATCGATCTCTCCGCGTGACGGTTCGGGGCGAACCCTTTGACCCCGGTCGCCACGAATTCCGCGGTGAAATCAAAGCTGTCACTTACCATCAACTGATGGTCGAAAACTCACTGGACGGGTGGCGTTCACGCATAATTTTCGACGTTTGAAACCGGGCGATAGCACGGTTGTGAAGCGGAAGTCAGTCTTCAGTTCCAGCAGCGACGAGATAGACCGAACCGTCGGGCAGGCGATACGCCTGGGTGTACGGAGACCATCCTTCGATGGGTTCGATTAGTTGGGGCTCTCCTTCGATCGCATCCAGTAGTTCTTCCCAATCTTCGACCTCAGCGTCCGGAATTCTGTGGTAGCTGCCGTCTCGCTCAAAAACCATTAGACATTGGATCATCGATGGCACCTCTCTTCATCGTCGGCAGGCATTTCTATTTCTTTGTATCGTCTCGGCGTAACGAACGATGTCGGACTCGCACCTACAAATCAGCACATGACCCTCGGCGAAGGCAAGTTATGCTTTGTGCGGAATGGAACCATCGGATCAAGCCGACAGTGCCTCGATCGGCGTCAGCAGAGATCTCAGCGTTCGGGTTGGTCCGCCTTCGAGCCTCAAGTTTCCCGATATCCTGCTCAAGTCCGGTTTAGGAAGCGGCTGGCACGGGTGATGCTCCCTGTCGGCGAGTCGCGCGGCGACACTATCGTCGACCGTCGCAGATTGCTGCGCTGAATCGTCTCTAGGTGGATGCTCATGCTTCGTTTCAGAAATCTTTGGCTCGCAATCCCGCTGCTGTTGGTCGTCGTTGCTGCCCCATCAGCTCAGGCAGAACCAGTAACACCGAAATACGCCAGCGCGCAGCAAATAGAATCCGCATTTCGCGGACACAGTTTCATCCTCGGCGATGACAATCACATCGCCGATGTGAGGGCGCTGGATTGGAGTGCTGATCGCTCCGTCAAACTTCCTTTCTGGTTTGGAACGGGACAAATGGTGCCACCTGAACATCGGCCAGAGCAGGGCGCCTACTACGTGATCAGCGAATCATGGATCGTTCGCAAACTCGCCGGCAAGGAGCTGCTGATTCAGGCCGGCAGCCAACTTCAGAAACCCGACGCCGTGCTCGTTACCACCAAGACGCACTACCAGGGCAGTGGCATGCTGCTGCCGACGATCGTGCAGTACTCCGGCACGCGGACCTTCACGCGTGACAACGGCAGTGTGGTCGATATCGCAGTGCTCGAGGAAGTATCGCTCCCCGCGCAGTGGACCACGGGACGGATACCGGCGAAATATGCGCGATTCGGGGTGAGCCCGGCGGAAAACCTGCAGTGGAAATTCTGATACTGCTGGCGCGCGGCTGACTGTTCGGCGAAAGTTCAGGAGTGATCAAGCAAAGGGGGCGCTTCCGTCTGGTCGTTTCGATTCTGGCGCTGTGCCTGAGCGCGGTGACGTTGGTCGCGATCGCGGCGTCGGCGTCAGAGAGCGCAACTGCCGCGACGATTCTTGTGTACCATCGCTTCGGCCCAGTGGTTGCCGATAGCATGACGGTCACCACTGAGGTCTTCGCATCGCAGCTCAGGTATCTTCACGACCATGGCTACACTGTCGTGCCGCTTCGCGATGTCGTGAATTTCGCCGCAGGTTACGGCGAGTTGCCGCCGCGCGCGGTTGCGATCACCGCCGACGACGGCCATCGCACAGTGTTCAGCGACATGAAGCCGTTGGTCGAGCGCTACCGAATCCCGGTGACACTGTTCATCTATCCATCCGCGATTTCGAATGCCTCGTACGCAATGACCTGGGAACAGCTCGTCGAGCTGAAGGCGACCGGACTCTTTTCGGTTGAATCGCACACCTATTGGCATCCCAATTTTCATATCGATAAGCGCCGGCTCTCGGCTGAGAATTACGAGAAGTTCGTGGACACCCAGCTCAACAAATCGCGACAGGTCCTCGATCACCGGCTCGGTGGCCGCGTGACGATGCTGAGTTGGCCATTCGGCATCTATGACGATGAGCTGATTGCCGCCGCCACAAAGTCCGGATACGTGGCGGCCGTCACCATCGAACGACGCAAGGTCACGCGCGGCGACAACGTCATGGCGCTTCCCCGCTTCATCGTTACCAACGGCGATGTCGGACAGAGATTCGAGAGTCTGCTACCCACTCAAACGCCAATAACCAGTCGGTGATAATTGATGTCGAGAGTGATTATTTTCGCGCTGACGTTGTTCGTCTTCACAACTTTAGTCAGCCCTCCATCGACGATGGCCTACACCGGGACCGTCATCGATAGCTCGACCAAAAGGCCGGTGGAGGATGCGATCGTGACACTCGAGGATGTCGAGGTGCGAACCGATCGCGACGGCAAGTTCCAGATCAGCGGCCACGGCGGCGCGATCGGCCTGCGGGCGTACGGCTACCAGCGCAAATCGATTTCCGCCGGCGAGTTGAAAGATCATGCCGGGCCGATTGAGCTCACGCCGATACTTCCGAAGGCGCTCTATCTTTCATTCTATGGCATCGGCAGCACCAAGCTGCGCGAGGCGGCGCTCGGCCTGATCGACAAAACCGAACTTAACGCCGTGGTGGTCGATGTCAAAGGCGATCGCGGTATGATCGCATTCAAAACCTCGCTTGCGCTGGCGGAGCAGGCTCATTCGAATCAACTAACGACGATCCGCGATGCGAAGGCGCTGCTTGACCGGCTCCATCACGATAACATTTACGCTATCGCACGAATTGTCGTCTTCAAGGATGATCCGCTCGCGACCGCCCGGCCCGATTTGGCGGTCAAGCGCGCCAGCGGCGCAATCTTCAGGGATCGCGAGCGGCTCGCGTGGACCGATCCCTTCAACCCCGAGGTGTGGGACTACAATATCTCGATCGCGCTCGAGGCGGCGCTCCTCGGCTTCGACGAAATCCAGTTTGACTATGTGCGCTTTCCTGACGCTCCGGGGCTGAAGTTCGCCAAGCCCACCGACATGAAGAGCCGCCTCGCCGCGATCTCCGGCTTTCTGGCCGAAGCGCGGCGGCGCCTAACTCCCTACAATGTGTTCCTCGCCGCCGACATCTTCGGCTACGTGACGTGGAACCTCGACGACACCCATATCGGGCAGCGGCTCGAGGAACTCGCGCCCATCGTCGATTACATCTCGCCAATGCTGTATCCGTCGTGCTTCCAGTTCGGCATTCCAGGCTATCGCAATCCGGTCGCGCATCCTTATGAAATCGTTTTTCTCTCGCTGCAGAATGCGCGCGAACGCGGCATCCCCTCGAATCGGTTTCGCCCGTGGCTGCAGGCGTTTCGCGATTACGCCTTCGACCGTCGACAGTTCACCGGAACACAGATAAGGGCGCAAGTTTCGGCCGCCGAAAAGTTCGGCTCCGACGGCTGGATGCTGTGGAATCCGCGCAACCAGTACACCGCCGACGGGCTGAAAATCGAGGGCGCGCCGTGCAAGCATGACGCTCCGGAAGTGATACAATCGGCGCAATGAGGATCCTGGCGGCGTCTTTCTCGCACCGTCTGATCGCGGCGCTCGCGTTGCAGTTGCTCGCCGCTATTCCTGCAACATCGGCATCTGCCGGTACTGCTTTGTCCGCGCGCTTGCGCGCCGCGGACCTGCAAAGAATCGACCCCATCGTCCAGTCTGAAATCGAAGCAGGAAGAATCCACGGCGCCGTCGTCGAGGTCGGGCAAGGCAACCAGCTCGTTTATCGCCGGGCGTTTGGAGATCGCGAGCTCGAGCCCCGGCGCGCCGCGATGACCGCGGACACAATTTTCGATCTCGCCTCGCTGACCAAACCCATTGCAACCGCGGTCGCGATAATGCAGCTTCGCGAGCGCGGCAGGATCGACCTCGACGCACCGGTCGCGACTTATTGGCCCGCCTTCGCTCGCAACGGCAAGGAACGCATCACGATTCGCCAGTTGATGACGCACTATTCCGGCCTCGCGCCAGACCTGGACCTAAACCGCAAATGGACCGGCTACTCGACCGCAATCAAGCTGGTCGAGGATGCGCAGCCGCTTCATCCCTCCGGCGCGCACTACGAATACAGCGACATCAACTTCGAGGCGCTTGGCGAAGTGGTTCGGCGCGTCGCGAAGGTTCCCCTCGACGATTACTGCCGGATCAACATTTTCGCGCCGCTCGGAATGGCTGACACCGGCTTCAGGCCGCCAGCGCGACGACTCAATCGGATTGCGCCAACAGAATACATCGACGGCAAGTTGCGCATTGGCGACGTCCACGATCCGACTGCCGCGCGGATGGGAGGCCTCGCGGGTCATGCCGGACTGTTCTCTACCGCGAGCGACCTGGCGATTTTCGCAAGAATGCTGCTCGACGGCGGGCGCGCGGGCACGGCCACGATTCTCTCTGCGCGTTCGATCGATGAAATGACGATTCCTCAATCGCGGGCCGACGTGGTCGATGCGAGCCACCCGCGCGGGCTGGGATGGGATCTGGGCGCGCCACTGTGTGCGAATCGTGAGCAACTCTTGCCGGTCGGCTCCTACGGCCATTTCGGATTCACCGGCACGATGCTGTGGATCGATCCCATATCTTCGACCTATGCGATCATCCTGACCAACCGCACGTATCCGAACGACGCGGGTGATGCGGGCCCGTTGCGCCACGCAATTCTCGCGCTGATATCGAATCGCCTCGGTTCCCTTTCCGAGGATCGCATCGTCGAGGGTCGGCCTTCCTTGAACTCCTTCTGCGCGTTGGTTAAGCGCCCTTCCGCTCAAACCACGGTTGTGAGCGGCGCCGACGTATTGGCGGCTAACGGATTCGCCCAACTCAAGGGGACGCGCGTCGGATTGATCACCAATCAAACCGGCGTCATTCAAGCCGGCACTCGCGATATCGAGGCGCTCTCACACGCGAGCGGACTGACGCTGCGCGCGATCTTCAGTCCCGAGCACGGCCTGCACGGCGACCTCGATGAAAGCGTCGCGCCGGGCATCGAGCCACTAACGGGCCTGCACTTCTTTAGCCTGTACGGAGAGACGCGGCGACCGAGTGACGCGATGCTCGAGGGCGTCAATGTGGTGGTGTTCGACGTTCAGGACTCCGGCGCGCGTTTTTATACCTACGTCACGACTATGGCCTATGCGATGGAGGAAGCGGCGCGCCGCGGCATCGACTTCTATGTGCTGGATCGTCCGAATCCGATTTCGTCCGCCGTCGTGCAAGGCCCGCTCATGGATGCCGACTTGAAATCGTTCACCGGATATTTCCCGCTGCCGACGCGCCACGGCATGACGGTCGGCGAGTTGGCCGGGATGTTCAATCGCGAAAACCACATCGGCGCGCGCCTGCACGTGATTAAGATGCGCGGCTATGCGCGCTCCGAATGGTTCGATCAAACGGGGCTGCGATGGACGCCACCCTCGCCCAACCTCCGGACGCTTGCGGAAGCGACGCTTTATCCTGGCGTTGCGATGATCGAGGGCGCCAATGTGAGCGTCGGGCGCGGGACCGACACTCCATTCGAATTGGTGGGCGCGCCATGGATCGATTCTGCCGCGCTGCTCTCTTACCTCGACCAGCGAAAGATTCCGGGCGTTCATTTTCAATCAGCCGATTTCACTCCGTCCGCTGACACCTATGCGGGCCGGAGCTGCCACGGAGTGCGGATTTCCCTCGACGACCGCCTCGCGCTCGATTCGCCCGCGCTTGGAATCGAGTTGATTGCCGCGCTGCATCATTTGTACGCGAATGATTTCAAAATCGACGCGACGCTCTCGATGGTTGGTTCGCGCCGAACGCTCGAGGAAATCAAGTCGGGCGTGGATCCCGGGCAGATCGTCGCGCAGTGGCAACCAGAGCTGGAGAATTTCCGCATCCTGCGCGCGCGCTATCTGCTCTACTAGCCTTCGCTTTCATCTTTCGCCTCGAGCGCCGCCAAATAGAGCGAGCCATCTGGAAGCCGATGAGTGCGCGTGTACGGGGACGATGCCGGGTGGGTCACATCCGCGCAAACGCGCGAGTATTTCGGTCGGGGTCGCGGTCATAGTTACCCATACCGCCGATACCCGACGATAGAACAGGCCAAGTGAAGGTCAAGTTTCAGGATATTATCGGCGGTCAAACGGAATCGGCCAAGTCACCCCAGATCTGGCGCTTGATGGCCTCGGAAATCACCTCAGCCAATACCTTATTTGCAGCGTGAGTAACATCGGTCCCGGCTACGTTCAAAAGTTTCTTAACGCTAATGACTGCCAGAGGTGTTCTGGCAGACTCTTGGACCAGTTCACGAATCCCCGATTTGAGTTCGTCACGCTGCTCGATGGATAATTTGTCTGAATCATCTGAGAGTTGGAATGCAAGTTCAAGGGCAAGAGAGGTCCATGGGTATGGCGATCCACAATGCACGCAGAATTTTGGCGGTGGGTCTTCGCTCAAGCGCAACACCTCCGGGAATCCGCCGGGAATCGCGCGACCACACTTCAGGCATTCTGTGATTGTATTGCTTCCGCACCGTTCGCAAAATGCCTTGTTGAACTCTGGCATATCTCGGAATCTCGTATTTGCGACGTGTCCAGCAATGCAGATTTGCGCGATGTCTCGCGTTCCACGAGCTGATTGCATCGAATTGTCCTCTACTGAATCGATTTCTGCGCGAAAGCCACGGAGAAATTCACTAAGCATTTCGATTTCGGTCTGGAATATACTCTCACTGTCTGTGATCGCGAATGCCCTCTTCTTAAACTCAAATGCCTGAGCTTCTTCAGTCGAGACTCGCCGCAACTCGGTGAGAGCCCTTCGTTTCCATCTGTCGAGCCGTTCATAGGCGGCGGTCAGCGAATCACTTTGTGCCAGCTCTAAGAGTGCCTGCAGCAATTCATCGACAATGCTAGCGCACTGGGCTGCGGGGAGTAGGAGATGACTGGTTGTGCTCACGGGCCTCCTAGAGCTTCGGTTGTACGGCACCGCCTTGTGGCATTTCCGTGTGCAAACCTTGACCCGACTCGAATTGCTTGTCGTTTGAATGCTGGATTGCCTCGAAATAATTTCCGATTGCTTACCACAGCGATCATGCCACCGCCTCCAGACAAACTTAGCCGATTTTACACTCCAGTGTAAGAACGGCCGCAATTACTTTGCACAGCATCAAGATCGCACCGCCTC from Candidatus Binatus sp. includes these protein-coding regions:
- a CDS encoding RtcB family protein; translated protein: MRDDPALTQVANVACLPGIVGYSLAMPDIHWGYGFPIGGVAAVDAHEGVISPGGVGYDINCGVRLARTNLHFNSVEPKIDRLADALFNKIPAGVGSWGAIPGLSIGQLKDVVRDGAKWALRNGYATERDLEHTEEGGRLPGADPDRISERAYQRGSKQLGTLGSGNHFLEVGRVDEIYDSKLADALGLELDQVTIMIHSGSRGLGHQTCDDHLKVILGAMARYGISLPDRQLAAVPISSAEGQAYLAAMAAAANFAWCNRQVMMHLAEQAFLEALSITPKELNFELVYDVCHNIAKFEEHTVDGHKRLVCVHRKGATRAFGPGHAALPEALRPVGQPVLIPGDMGRYSFVLVGLETAMRETFGSSCHGAGRLMSRTKAKREVGGRDLRAELKALGVTVRAHTRAGIAEEMPHAYKDVAEVVEVMEAARVTRRVARLKPFAVIKG
- a CDS encoding archease, giving the protein MPTKPTTTQTEDDALFREFEHTGDIGIELTAPTRAELFRRAAIALAALLVERASVAEIEQREIAVEADADLDLMHDLLGELLALFTVEGFIWRDASVEEADRSLRVTVRGEPFDPGRHEFRGEIKAVTYHQLMVENSLDGWRSRIIFDV
- a CDS encoding universal stress protein — its product is MAFPFRNILCPVDFDDNSLEALDTAANIVRQNDGTLFVIHIVPMIVPPAGMVGYVDLYKGQEETARGKLEEIARKRLAGIKYELLTPVGEPAGAILNAERKTRADLVVMATHGRRGFSRFLLGSVAELVLRESTCPVLTVRYTAPQKYLVGSWITRNPVTAAPEEKLSSVHNKMLEGGFRCVPILKDGVPVGIVTDRDIRNHIGYLEHTEAFKAMSEALITVTPSTTVRDAARLLRERKIGALPVVEDGKLIGVITTTDVLDALTAED
- a CDS encoding exo-beta-N-acetylmuramidase NamZ domain-containing protein; this encodes MRILAASFSHRLIAALALQLLAAIPATSASAGTALSARLRAADLQRIDPIVQSEIEAGRIHGAVVEVGQGNQLVYRRAFGDRELEPRRAAMTADTIFDLASLTKPIATAVAIMQLRERGRIDLDAPVATYWPAFARNGKERITIRQLMTHYSGLAPDLDLNRKWTGYSTAIKLVEDAQPLHPSGAHYEYSDINFEALGEVVRRVAKVPLDDYCRINIFAPLGMADTGFRPPARRLNRIAPTEYIDGKLRIGDVHDPTAARMGGLAGHAGLFSTASDLAIFARMLLDGGRAGTATILSARSIDEMTIPQSRADVVDASHPRGLGWDLGAPLCANREQLLPVGSYGHFGFTGTMLWIDPISSTYAIILTNRTYPNDAGDAGPLRHAILALISNRLGSLSEDRIVEGRPSLNSFCALVKRPSAQTTVVSGADVLAANGFAQLKGTRVGLITNQTGVIQAGTRDIEALSHASGLTLRAIFSPEHGLHGDLDESVAPGIEPLTGLHFFSLYGETRRPSDAMLEGVNVVVFDVQDSGARFYTYVTTMAYAMEEAARRGIDFYVLDRPNPISSAVVQGPLMDADLKSFTGYFPLPTRHGMTVGELAGMFNRENHIGARLHVIKMRGYARSEWFDQTGLRWTPPSPNLRTLAEATLYPGVAMIEGANVSVGRGTDTPFELVGAPWIDSAALLSYLDQRKIPGVHFQSADFTPSADTYAGRSCHGVRISLDDRLALDSPALGIELIAALHHLYANDFKIDATLSMVGSRRTLEEIKSGVDPGQIVAQWQPELENFRILRARYLLY
- a CDS encoding DUF2321 domain-containing protein, producing MLQALLELAQSDSLTAAYERLDRWKRRALTELRRVSTEEAQAFEFKKRAFAITDSESIFQTEIEMLSEFLRGFRAEIDSVEDNSMQSARGTRDIAQICIAGHVANTRFRDMPEFNKAFCERCGSNTITECLKCGRAIPGGFPEVLRLSEDPPPKFCVHCGSPYPWTSLALELAFQLSDDSDKLSIEQRDELKSGIRELVQESARTPLAVISVKKLLNVAGTDVTHAANKVLAEVISEAIKRQIWGDLADSV
- a CDS encoding putative glycoside hydrolase, whose product is MSRVIIFALTLFVFTTLVSPPSTMAYTGTVIDSSTKRPVEDAIVTLEDVEVRTDRDGKFQISGHGGAIGLRAYGYQRKSISAGELKDHAGPIELTPILPKALYLSFYGIGSTKLREAALGLIDKTELNAVVVDVKGDRGMIAFKTSLALAEQAHSNQLTTIRDAKALLDRLHHDNIYAIARIVVFKDDPLATARPDLAVKRASGAIFRDRERLAWTDPFNPEVWDYNISIALEAALLGFDEIQFDYVRFPDAPGLKFAKPTDMKSRLAAISGFLAEARRRLTPYNVFLAADIFGYVTWNLDDTHIGQRLEELAPIVDYISPMLYPSCFQFGIPGYRNPVAHPYEIVFLSLQNARERGIPSNRFRPWLQAFRDYAFDRRQFTGTQIRAQVSAAEKFGSDGWMLWNPRNQYTADGLKIEGAPCKHDAPEVIQSAQ
- a CDS encoding polysaccharide deacetylase family protein; translation: MIKQRGRFRLVVSILALCLSAVTLVAIAASASESATAATILVYHRFGPVVADSMTVTTEVFASQLRYLHDHGYTVVPLRDVVNFAAGYGELPPRAVAITADDGHRTVFSDMKPLVERYRIPVTLFIYPSAISNASYAMTWEQLVELKATGLFSVESHTYWHPNFHIDKRRLSAENYEKFVDTQLNKSRQVLDHRLGGRVTMLSWPFGIYDDELIAAATKSGYVAAVTIERRKVTRGDNVMALPRFIVTNGDVGQRFESLLPTQTPITSR
- a CDS encoding cytochrome c; translated protein: METRFSDQRTLILADKVSARKNIKRNTLTMLPVLLFLTAFGNAFAQPSGKAEYMDDCARCHGVDGKGSVASMREVRGYMSVDLTRLSKAHDGRFPRQEVYDAIAGRERYPAHFAGSMPTWGLKYQDRDRESTEGEVRRRISALVSYIESLQEK
- a CDS encoding ribose-phosphate pyrophosphokinase is translated as MNLVIVAGSGNPSLADSIAERLGTRVARSSLNRFPDTELHAALDESVRGCDVYVVQPTGPPVDLHLMELLFLADACRRAGAARLSAIVPYFGYARQDRRAKGREAVGGRLIADMLSGAGFERIVALDLHTVSLEGFFSMPLEHLSAVSLFANAIEELVTDKSVIVAPDLGAVKLAESYGELLGRPIAIAHKTRLSGEEVRVRGIVGEVAGRAPIIVDDMISTGGTIEAAAAAMIAAGCLPEITVVASHALLVGSAIRRLSALPLKRIVVTDSLPTPEHGSLPLQVVSVAPMLAETLSRLNIGESMTELLSHR